A segment of the Acidimicrobiales bacterium genome:
CACCCCGGTGGTCTCGGCCGCCGTGAGGGTGCACACGCTGTACACCAGCACCCCGCCGGGCCGGAGGAGCGCGGCGGCGGCGTCGACCAGGCGCACCTGGAGCTGGGCCAGACGGGCCTCGTCGCCCGGCGCCACCCGCCACCGGAGGTCGGGCCGCCGGCGGAGCGTGCCCAGCCCCGTGCAGGGCGCGTCGACGAGGACCCGGTCGCACGATCCCGGTCGGACCGCGGGCCGCGTCCCGTCGGCCACCGCGACGGCCAGCCGGCCGGGTGCGATCCCGAGGCGCGCCGCGTTCGCCGCGACCAGGCCCGCACGAGCGGGGCGCGAGTCGACGGCAATCACCCGTGCGCCAGTGCCGGCCAGGGCGGTCGCCTTGCCGCCGGGCGCCGCGCACACGTCGGCGACCCGCTCGCCGGGCCCGGCCTCCACCAGCTCGGCCACCCACTGCGACGCCAGGTCCTGGGTGTACCCGTCGGCCCGCTCGGTCGCCGAGGCCGGCTCGTCCATCGCCGCGAGGGACGCCAGGGCGTCCTCCCGCCCGAGCTCGGCCGCCAGCCGCTCGACGAGCCAGTCCGGGTAGCTGAGGCGGACCGCGTCGCTCGGCCAGCCGGCCTCGTCGACCGGCGCCGCGGCCACCCGCCGCAGCACGGCGTTCACGAGGCCCCGGGTCCGGGCCGGCGCCACGGCCACGGTCTCGCCGACGGCGGCGTGGGGTGGCGTGCCGAGGAAGGCCAGCTGGTAGGCGCCGAGCCGCAGTGCGTTGCGAGCCACGGGTTCGGGGGGCGACACCAGGAAGCGGTCGACGAGCCAGTCGCACGCCCGGCGCAGGCGCGTGGTGCCGTAGACGAGGTCGGTGACCTGGGCCCTCGCCCTGGCGTCGAGCCCGCTGCCGGCGAGCATGGCGGGGACGACCAGGTTGGCGTAGGCGCCCTCGGTGTCGATCCGGACCAGGGCGGCGAGGGCGACGGCGCGAGGTGATCGCGCCGTGCTGCGTCCGGGGGGCCCCCGGCGGCGGCCGCTCGCCGGGGCCGGGCCGGACGCCCTCACCGACCCATCCGCTCGCCGGCCGCCGGCCGCGCGCCGTTCCGCCACGCCGCCGCCGGCTGCCGGGCGCGACCCTCGGGCTGGACCTCGACGAGCTCGAGCACCCCGTGGCCGGTCCCGACGAGGGTGCCGGCCACCTCGCCCGGCCCCAGGGAGGCGCCGGAGGTCGGTGCCGGCTCGGCGGCCAGCACCTTCAGCCGGTGGCCCCGGAACGTGGTCCACGCCTCGCCCAGCCGGACGACGCGGTGGAGCTCCGACGCCGGACGCGACCAGTCGAGCTGCAGCTCGGCCGGTTCGAGCTTGGCCGCGTACGTCGCCTCGCCCACCTGGGGCTCGGGGTCCCGGAGGCCCGACCGCAGCCCGTCGACGAGCAGGGCGGTGCCCACCTCGACCAGGCGCGCCCGGAGGTCGGCGGCGGTCTCGTGCTCTCCCACCGCCAGGGTGGCGCGCCGGTACACCGGACCCGTGTCGAGCGTGACCTCCAGCTGCATCAGGCACACGCCGGTCTCGGGGTCGCCGGCGAGGATCGCCCGCTCCACCGGCGCCGCGCCCCGCCAGCGGGGCAGCAGCGAGAAGTGCAGGTTCACCATCGGCAGCACCGCCAGCACGTGCGGGCGGACGAGGCGGCCGTAGGCCACCACCACACCCAGGTCGGCGCCCATGCCCAGGGCGTCGTCGACCCGGTCGGTCACCGGGAGGCCCAGCTCGAGCGCGGCCGCCTTGACCGGCGTGGAGGTGAGGGAGCCCCCCCGGCCACGCCGCTTGTCGGCCCCCGACACCACCAGGGCCACGTCGAAGCCGGCGTCGACGAGCCCGCGCAGCGGGGGCACCGCCATGGCCGGGGAGCCCAGGAACACCAGACGCCTCGGATGCTCCGGGGGGAGCGCCAGCGACGGGGTCACCCCGCCGGGGTCGGGCGCAGCCGGCATGCTCGGGATCTCAGCGCAGCCGCAGCCCGAGGCGCCGCTTGGGCTCCGGCTCCGGCTCCGGCTCCGGCAGCAGGAGGGCCTGCTCGCGCAGGGCCCGCATGGCCTCGCGCCGCTGCTCCTCGTCGAGGTGCTCGAGCAGCAGCACACCGTCGAGGTGGTCGAGCTCGTGCTGGAACAGGCGGGCGAGCAGCTCGTCGGCCTCGAGGGACACCTCGTTGCCGTGGAGGTCGTAGCCCGTCAGGTGGACCTCCTTGGGCCGCACGATCTCGAAGTGCACGCCTGGGACCGACAGGCAGCCCTCGTCGTAGACCCACTCGCCCCGGGACTCGGTGATCACCGGGTTGACGAGGACCGCCGGGCCGTCGCCGACGTCGTACACGAAGAGCCGCTTCTGGACACCGACCTGGGGTGCCGCCAGGCCGAGGC
Coding sequences within it:
- the def gene encoding peptide deformylase: MGTYSIRTFGDPVLKRRAAEVAEIDGALARIADDMLHAMYEAPGLGLAAPQVGVQKRLFVYDVGDGPAVLVNPVITESRGEWVYDEGCLSVPGVHFEIVRPKEVHLTGYDLHGNEVSLEADELLARLFQHELDHLDGVLLLEHLDEEQRREAMRALREQALLLPEPEPEPEPKRRLGLRLR
- a CDS encoding SAM-dependent methyltransferase, giving the protein MRASGPAPASGRRRGPPGRSTARSPRAVALAALVRIDTEGAYANLVVPAMLAGSGLDARARAQVTDLVYGTTRLRRACDWLVDRFLVSPPEPVARNALRLGAYQLAFLGTPPHAAVGETVAVAPARTRGLVNAVLRRVAAAPVDEAGWPSDAVRLSYPDWLVERLAAELGREDALASLAAMDEPASATERADGYTQDLASQWVAELVEAGPGERVADVCAAPGGKATALAGTGARVIAVDSRPARAGLVAANAARLGIAPGRLAVAVADGTRPAVRPGSCDRVLVDAPCTGLGTLRRRPDLRWRVAPGDEARLAQLQVRLVDAAAALLRPGGVLVYSVCTLTAAETTGVDVRLEGERPDLAPLPPPGPPWQGHGRGALLLPHRAGTDGMALFRYVRTARV
- a CDS encoding methionyl-tRNA formyltransferase encodes the protein MPAAPDPGGVTPSLALPPEHPRRLVFLGSPAMAVPPLRGLVDAGFDVALVVSGADKRRGRGGSLTSTPVKAAALELGLPVTDRVDDALGMGADLGVVVAYGRLVRPHVLAVLPMVNLHFSLLPRWRGAAPVERAILAGDPETGVCLMQLEVTLDTGPVYRRATLAVGEHETAADLRARLVEVGTALLVDGLRSGLRDPEPQVGEATYAAKLEPAELQLDWSRPASELHRVVRLGEAWTTFRGHRLKVLAAEPAPTSGASLGPGEVAGTLVGTGHGVLELVEVQPEGRARQPAAAWRNGARPAAGERMGR